The following coding sequences lie in one Chelonia mydas isolate rCheMyd1 chromosome 6, rCheMyd1.pri.v2, whole genome shotgun sequence genomic window:
- the ZFP36L1 gene encoding mRNA decay activator protein ZFP36L1, with protein MSTALVSPTIFDLSEVLCKSNKMLNYSPSGVGGCLLDRKAVGTPAGGGFPRRHSVTLPNSKFHQNQLLSSLKGEPAPVLGPRESRFRDRSFSEGGERLLQQKQPGGQINSSRYKTELCRPFEENGACKYGDKCQFAHGIHELRSLTRHPKYKTELCRTFHTIGFCPYGPRCHFIHNAEERRAVAGGRDPTIADRPRLQHSFSFAGFPSAAANGLLDSPTSVTPPPMLSADDLLGSPTLPDCASNPFTFSSQELATLFAPSIGVQVSSGGSPTAFLFRPMSESPNMFDSPPSPQDSLSDQEGYLSSSSSSHSGSDSPILDNSRRLPIFSRLSISDD; from the exons ATGTCCACGGCGCTAGTGTCCCCGACCATCTTCGACCTGAGCGAAGTTCTGTGCAAG AGTAACAAGATGTTGAACTACAGCCCTTCAGGTGTTGGAGGGTGTCTGTTGGATAGGAAGGCAGTGGGCACCCCAGCTGGCGGGGGTTTCCCCAGGAGGCACTCGGTCACCTTGCCCAACTCCAAGTTTCACCAGAACCAGCTCCTAAGCAGCCTCAAGGGGGAGCCGGCCCCTGTACTGGGTCCCAGGGAAAGCCGTTTTCGGGACCGCTCCTTCTCCGAAGGTGGCGAGCGCCTGCTACAGCAGAAGCAGCCCGGGGGACAAATCAACTCGAGCCGCTACAAGACAGAGCTGTGCCGCCCCTTCGAGGAGAACGGTGCCTGCAAATACGGTGACAAGTGCCAGTTTGCCCACGGCATCCATGAGCTGCGGAGCCTAACCCGCCACCCCAAGTACAAGACGGAGCTGTGTCGCACTTTCCATACCATCGGCTTCTGCCCTTATGGGCCTCGTTGTCACTTCATCCACAATGCCGAGGAGCGCCGTGCTGTGGCTGGGGGCCGGGACCCCACCATCGCTGACAGACCCCGTCTCCAACACAGCTTCAGCTTTGCTGGCTTCCCCAGTGCCGCTGCCAATGGGCTGCTGGACAGCCCCACTTCAGTCACCCCACCACCCATGCTGAGCGCTGATGACCTTCTGGGCTCGCCCACCTTGCCAGATTGTGCCAGCAACCCCTTCACTTTCTCCAGCCAGGAGCTGGCCACTCTCTTTGCCCCCAGCATAGGGGTGCAGGTGTCCAGTGGGGGTTCACCCACTGCTTTCCTCTTCAGGCCCATGTCTGAGTCCCCCAACATGTTTGACTCACCCCCCAGTCCTCAGGACTCCCTCTCTGATCAGGAAGGCTATCtgagcagctccagcagcagccacagtgGCTCAGATTCACCCATCCTGGATAACTCGAGACGTCTTCCCATCTTCAGCAGACTCTCCATCTCTGATGACTAA